A single region of the Salvelinus sp. IW2-2015 linkage group LG20, ASM291031v2, whole genome shotgun sequence genome encodes:
- the LOC111982094 gene encoding phosphatidylinositol-binding clathrin assembly protein isoform X17, translating to MSGQSITDRITAAQHSVTGSAVAKTVCKATTHEIMGPKKKHLDYLIHCTNEMNVNIPQLADTLFERTASTSWVVVFKSLTATHHTMVYGNERFIQYMASRNTLFNLSNFLDKSGLQGYDMSTFIRRYSRYLNEKAVSYRQVAFDFTKVKRGADGVMRTMNTEKLLKTIPIIQNQMDALLDFNVNANELTNGVINASFMLLFKDSIRLFAAYNEGIINLLEKYFDMKKTQCKEGLDIYKKFLTRMTRISEFLKVAEQVGIDRGDIPDLSQAPSSLLDALEQHLASLEGKKVKDSTAASRASTLSNAVSSLANTGISFTKVDEREKQAALEEEQARLKALKEQRLKDLQKGPSFSATTAASPVSMDGGTINTAPAIDLFSTPSFANSTSKAASDLLDLQPAFQQQALPISTALPTTNTWGGFSASPTLQPQTARGLNVDFDSVFGNNVDSAVASLSGQGLIPSGQQPGKLVSDDLDSSLANLVGNLGIGNGVAKK from the exons ATGTCTGGGCAAAGCATTACGGACAGGATAACCGCAGCTCAACACAGTGTTACCGGATCTGCGGTGGCAAAAACTGTGTGCAAGGCGACTACGCATGAAATTATGGGGCCGAAAAAGAAACATTTAGATT ACTTGATCCACTGCACCAATGAGATGAATGTGAACATCCCCCAGCTGGCAGACACGTTGTTTGAGAGGACGGCCAGCACCAGCTGGGTGGTGGTCTTCAAGTCTCTCACCGCCACCCACCACACCATGGTCTACGGCAACGAG AGATTTATACAGTACATGGCTTCAAGGAATACGCTTTTCAACCTCAGTAACTTTTTGGACAAAAGTGGCCTGCAAG GCTATGACATGTCAACGTTCATAAGGAGATATAGTCGCTACCTGAATGAGAAGGCTGTGTCGTATCGACAAGTCGCTTTTGACTTTACAAAAGTTAAACGAGG GGCGGATGGCGTTATGAGAACCATGAACACAGAGAAGTTACTAAAGACCATACCTATTATCCAAAACCAGATGGATGCGCTACTTGACTTCAAC GTCAACGCCAACGAGCTCACCAATGGAGTGATCAACGCGTCCTTCATGCTTCTGTTTAAAGATTCCATTCGACTGTTTGCGGCCTACAATGAAGGCATTATCAACCTGCTGG AGAAGTACTTTGACATGAAGAAAACTCAATGCAAGGAGGGCCTTGACATCTACAAGAAATTCCTCACTCGAATGACAAGAATCTCTGAATTCCTCAAAGTAGCAGAG CAAGTAGGGATTGATCGAGGGGACATCCCAGACCTCTCCCAG GCCCCCAGTAGCCTCTTAGATGCATTGGAGCAGCATTTGGCTTCTTTAGAAGGGAAGAAGGTGAAAGATTCCACAGCAGCCAGCAG GGCTAGCACACTCTCCAACGCTGTCTCCTCTTTGGCCAACACGGGCATATCTTTCACCAAAGTGGACGAGAGGGAAAAACAGGCAGCTCTGGAGGAAGAGCAGGCTCGTCTAAAAGCGCTAAAG GAGCAGCGTCTGAAGGATCTCCAGAAGGGGCCTTCTTTCTCTGCCACCACGGCTGCCTCCCCTGTGTCAATGGACGGTGGGACCATCAACACAGCACCGGCCATCGACCTCTTCTCCACGCCCAGCTTCGCAAACAG CACTTCCAAGGCGGCGAGCGACCTGCTGGACTTGCAGCCTGCGTTTCAGCAGCAGGCACTGCCCATCTCCACTGCCCTGCCGACAACCAACACATGGGGAG GGTTCTCAGCATCTCCCACCCTGCAGCCTCAGACCGCGAGAGGCCTTAATGTCGACTTTGACTCTGTGTTTGGCAACAACGTGGACTCGGCTG